In one window of Mucilaginibacter auburnensis DNA:
- a CDS encoding NHL domain-containing protein produces MQINIKKTINTIVMVTLIITFLPGCKKENADNPDPIPVVDNSPVITGMSNTGALPNSVITITGSNLGSANVGATVTFNGVAATISSLSATEIVVTVPSTATTGKIAVTVGGKTVTSTSNFVVKTGNVTTLSTTYVEHLAVDAAGNIYGDASTAIYKITVGGVTTLFGGTVNTNVNNPIKSAWGIAVDTAGNLYLPDIRAYAIHKVSKTGVITRLAGNGTAGTLDGKDTAARFTYPKGIAIDKAGNLYVTDKYRVRKVTPAGVVSTLAGSGVKGDVNGQGTAAQFGELEGIAVDASGNVYVADLDYKRIRKITSAGVVSTLAGSGTAGFADGAGTSAQFFYPQGMAVDAAGNVFVSDGDFQSSYYAIRMINKNGVVSTFMKGSDAPVKTGPVNTATVNFPDGIAFDAAGNMYITNTGSGIVSKVTIN; encoded by the coding sequence ATGCAGATCAACATTAAAAAGACGATCAATACCATAGTCATGGTTACTTTGATCATTACGTTCCTCCCTGGTTGTAAAAAAGAAAATGCCGATAACCCTGATCCTATCCCCGTGGTAGACAATAGTCCGGTTATAACAGGTATGAGTAACACAGGAGCATTGCCCAATAGTGTAATAACCATCACAGGGAGTAATTTGGGCTCCGCTAATGTTGGCGCTACAGTAACCTTTAATGGTGTTGCAGCTACCATAAGTTCCTTAAGCGCTACTGAAATTGTTGTTACCGTACCCTCAACAGCTACAACGGGTAAAATAGCAGTAACAGTAGGCGGTAAAACCGTTACATCAACCTCTAATTTTGTTGTAAAAACCGGGAATGTAACTACTTTGAGCACAACATATGTTGAACATTTGGCGGTTGATGCGGCCGGAAACATTTACGGAGATGCTTCAACGGCAATATATAAAATTACGGTGGGAGGAGTTACAACCTTATTTGGCGGAACTGTAAATACTAATGTTAATAACCCAATCAAATCGGCATGGGGAATAGCTGTTGATACAGCCGGAAATTTATACCTTCCTGATATCAGAGCTTATGCTATTCACAAAGTGTCAAAAACCGGTGTGATAACCAGATTGGCTGGAAATGGAACAGCTGGTACGCTGGATGGTAAGGATACAGCTGCGAGATTCACTTACCCTAAGGGCATAGCAATAGATAAGGCAGGAAACCTGTATGTTACAGATAAATACAGGGTGCGTAAAGTAACTCCTGCAGGCGTTGTAAGTACACTTGCCGGAAGCGGTGTTAAAGGAGATGTTAACGGGCAAGGTACTGCAGCCCAGTTTGGCGAGTTAGAGGGTATTGCTGTTGATGCCAGCGGCAATGTTTATGTGGCTGATTTAGATTATAAACGTATACGTAAAATTACTTCCGCTGGTGTTGTCAGCACTTTGGCGGGAAGCGGAACAGCTGGCTTTGCAGATGGTGCAGGTACATCAGCACAGTTTTTTTACCCGCAAGGCATGGCCGTTGATGCTGCAGGAAATGTTTTTGTAAGCGACGGAGATTTTCAAAGCTCCTATTATGCTATACGCATGATCAATAAAAATGGTGTAGTAAGCACTTTCATGAAAGGCAGCGATGCGCCTGTTAAAACAGGGCCTGTAAATACAGCTACTGTTAATTTTCCGGATGGAATAGCTTTTGACGCAGCAGGTAATATGTACATAACAAATACAGGCAGCGGCATTGTAAGCAAAGTAACTATTAATTAA
- a CDS encoding acyl-CoA desaturase, producing the protein MAILLFFLGHWFLSLFFQTFYLHRYASHKMFVTNKFNERVFHLLTFICQGSSYLNPRAYAIMHREHHAYSDTEKDPHSPHFFTDVFQMMWRTAISYKLYEKRLKEPDAQFAGYCPEWRALDYWGSTYASRILFGLGYVAFYVAFATHWWMFLLLPIHFIMGPLHGAIVNWCGHKYGYANFDNGDKSKNSIPLDFLMLGELFQNNHHKRPNSSNFAAKWYEFDPVYPVMKVMHWVRIIRLRKPYIS; encoded by the coding sequence GTGGCTATTTTACTATTCTTTCTGGGACATTGGTTTTTGTCCCTGTTCTTTCAAACATTTTATCTGCACAGATATGCGTCGCATAAAATGTTTGTGACCAATAAATTTAATGAGCGTGTTTTTCATTTGTTGACTTTTATCTGCCAAGGTTCGTCGTACTTAAATCCGAGGGCCTATGCAATAATGCACCGTGAACACCACGCTTATAGCGATACAGAAAAAGACCCGCATTCACCACACTTTTTTACGGATGTTTTCCAGATGATGTGGCGCACTGCAATCAGTTATAAACTTTATGAAAAACGTTTGAAAGAACCTGATGCTCAATTTGCCGGGTACTGCCCTGAATGGAGAGCATTGGATTACTGGGGCTCTACTTACGCTTCGCGCATATTGTTTGGCTTAGGTTACGTTGCTTTTTACGTTGCTTTTGCTACCCACTGGTGGATGTTTTTGCTATTGCCTATCCATTTTATAATGGGTCCGTTGCACGGTGCTATTGTAAACTGGTGCGGCCACAAATACGGCTACGCTAACTTTGACAACGGCGATAAATCAAAAAACTCAATTCCGCTTGATTTTTTAATGCTGGGCGAGTTGTTTCAAAACAATCACCACAAGCGTCCTAACAGTTCAAACTTTGCTGCAAAATGGTATGAGTTTGACCCTGTTTACCCGGTAATGAAAGTGATGCACTGGGTGCGAATTATAAGATTAAGAAAGCCATATATATCCTGA
- a CDS encoding pyridoxal phosphate-dependent aminotransferase, with product MKVSALAENLRGSEIIKIAGEINELKRQGQNIANLTIGDYDSNIYPIPDELKQDIVEAYAANQTNYPPADGVLALRESVSVFLKNRLGLDYKANQILISGGSRPLIYSTYLAVVDPGDKVVFPAPSWNNNHYCDLLKAEGVMVQTRAENNFMPTADELRPHIKGAALLALCSPLNPTGTMFGKKDLEEICDLVIAENKSRAAGEKPLYFLYDQIYSQLTFGDNQHFDPVTLRPELKDYVIFIDGASKCFAATGVRVGWGFGPEGVINNMKAIVGHMGAWSPKAEQVAMAKYIMDDAAVNTYLDTLKGRVQQSLNTLHNGFQQLKADGFAVDSIAPMGAIYLTIKIDYKGKTTPDGAVLQNSADINFYLIKEAKIAFVPFAAFGTDDEVTWFRASVGACSYEDIAAAMPRVRKALAKLK from the coding sequence ATGAAAGTATCTGCATTAGCGGAGAACCTGCGTGGTTCTGAGATCATAAAAATTGCGGGCGAAATAAATGAGTTAAAACGCCAGGGACAAAACATTGCCAACCTAACTATTGGTGATTACGATTCTAACATTTATCCTATTCCGGATGAGTTGAAGCAGGATATTGTTGAGGCTTATGCAGCCAATCAAACCAACTACCCCCCTGCTGATGGTGTGCTTGCCCTGCGCGAGAGTGTATCGGTATTTCTGAAGAACCGCTTAGGGCTGGATTACAAAGCCAATCAGATCTTAATTTCAGGCGGCTCTCGTCCGCTGATCTACTCAACTTACTTAGCGGTAGTTGATCCGGGCGACAAGGTGGTTTTCCCTGCCCCGTCATGGAACAATAATCACTATTGCGACCTGCTTAAAGCCGAAGGCGTAATGGTACAAACCCGTGCCGAAAATAACTTTATGCCTACCGCTGATGAACTGCGACCGCATATTAAAGGCGCTGCTTTGCTGGCACTGTGTTCTCCGCTTAACCCTACCGGTACCATGTTTGGCAAAAAAGACCTGGAAGAAATTTGCGACCTGGTAATTGCCGAGAATAAAAGCCGTGCGGCAGGCGAAAAACCGCTTTATTTTTTATATGACCAGATCTACTCTCAATTAACTTTTGGCGATAACCAGCATTTTGACCCGGTTACTTTGCGCCCTGAGTTGAAGGACTATGTAATATTTATTGACGGTGCATCTAAGTGCTTTGCCGCAACAGGTGTGCGTGTTGGCTGGGGCTTCGGGCCGGAAGGTGTTATCAATAACATGAAAGCCATTGTTGGACACATGGGTGCGTGGTCGCCGAAGGCTGAGCAGGTTGCTATGGCCAAGTACATAATGGACGATGCTGCTGTAAATACCTATCTGGATACTTTAAAAGGCCGTGTACAACAAAGCTTAAATACCCTGCACAACGGCTTTCAGCAATTAAAGGCTGATGGTTTCGCTGTAGATTCAATAGCTCCGATGGGCGCTATCTACTTAACCATTAAAATTGACTACAAAGGCAAAACAACTCCTGATGGGGCGGTATTACAAAACTCGGCAGATATTAATTTTTACCTGATAAAAGAAGCTAAGATAGCATTTGTGCCTTTTGCAGCTTTTGGCACAGACGATGAAGTTACCTGGTTCAGGGCATCTGTTGGTGCTTGTAGCTATGAGGATATTGCTGCTGCTATGCCACGTGTACGCAAGGCTTTAGCTAAGCTTAAATAG